Below is a genomic region from Miscanthus floridulus cultivar M001 chromosome 1, ASM1932011v1, whole genome shotgun sequence.
TGACTTAGCTCTGCGCTTTGGTGAAGGTGACGAAGAGTCAATGGTGAGCCTCATTTATGTTATTATACCACCTCCAGGACGAAAGAAACAAGACTAATTAGATGCAGACTACCTCATTTCCGCCTCTTGAAGGGGTTTACACATATATCTTAGTTTTGCTGCATTCTAAATGTGGTTTGATGGTTGCCTGCTTATTTTATTTCACTTTTTCTTTACTGTGGAGGAAACAGAATCTAGCAGATCATTTAGGGGTTCTAGTTAGCGTTAGTACTCCCATAATGAGTACTTTGAGAAGAGATATCAGATACTACCAAACTTTACAAACGATGATGAATAGTTAGTCGAGACCTACACTGCTTGCATTGGCTCTTTCATCTGTGAGCATTATATTACCACAAGGGTCTAATGATGAAGATTGACCCATGGTTACTTTGATAAGGTTCAGTTACAAAAGGTCAAAAAACATTCCCATTTAACAACTATATTTTGATGTTGCCAACCCACTAGTTAACTTTGCAGCATTTATATACCCAGTTTCCTGTAGTTTATGTTTCCATGAAAATAACTCATAGATGAGTGTTTTAAAGTTGTAATCACTTCATTTATTGTATGGAGTTGGAGTCCTTATGTACTTATCTATTTGTGCAGTCACGGCCATTTGGAGTCTCTCTCCTAATTGCTGGACATGATGAGAATGGACCTAGCCTGTAAGTATTGATCCATTTAGCTCACTGAACTGGGTTTTCTTCAACTGCTGGCATTAGAATCCATTTTTTTCCTTAAAGTGTGTTGTTTTACTTCTTTTTTCTTATGTATAGAATGATTGTACTATCATGCATTGTAATTGCTTCTATCATGTTGCCCTTTTTTAGACTGTCATGCTAAAGTGGGCTGTACTCCAGTACAATCATTGTACTATCATGCATTCTTATTGTTTTTTGCTGGCTCTTTCTGGATTGGCATGGTAAACACTATTTTGCATGAAGTGGTCGATGTCTCTTTGCTATAGAGTCTACTGTAGAGTGTAGACTTATGGTTTGTTGAGCTCCCATGAAAAGTAGAATTCTAGTAAAAGTATGATAAAACAGAAAGCTATTATTTGTCTTTGACCGGGAAAATATATAAGAAAAGTAGAATTCCAGACAGAAAGCCATGGAACCTGCAGCCAAGAATTTTCCAATCATGCCTTTATAGTTGAGCTATCTTTCCATTCTGCAAGGTCTTCACTTATAACATGCATAAGGCATCCGTAGTTTGTGAATTCAGGGGTCGTAAGCTTCCTAGAGTCGACCTCATACGCtacgggcctgtttggttccctgCATTACCCCCCAGCCAGGCTTCCATAGTACATgttgggcctgtttggttccctgTTCGGGCTCTTAGCCAGGCTCCTGCAAACCAGGCCGGTGGTGCCCAGGCTTGGATTTGTGGCCAGGCTCCAGTAGCCCAacaaaccaaacagaccctacaAGGCTGGTCTTATACTCGACCCTAGCAGCAAAAGCATGAGGACCGGACTTAGCCCAAAGACCTGACCTCAGGGAGTAAAACACGATTTTTCCCTAGATTCTCTCCTCTCTCCCACGATCACCCATGGGCCCATAAACTCCACGCTCGTCCTCCTTTGTGTGcggtagatttttttttatttcttgtgTGGGATCCACTCTTAAGACACAGGGTCTTTATACATAGCAGGGTGAGACCTTATGTTAGGTGGATCCCTTAAGGCCTTTGAAGGCCTTAAACGCTATGGATACCCTAAGGTATATACTCCGTATAGAAAGGTCAACTTTGATCCTCGGTAGTAATTTTCTGTgttcttttttttgtgtgtgtatgCGCGTGCGTGTGCGTGCGTGCTCATGCTTCATATTTCATGATTTGGTACATATTTGTATTATAATAAGTAGAAAAGTAACTCTTTCCCTGCTTCCAATAAGTTGTGGGGAAATTTCTTTGTTTACCACTGGAAGTTTAGCCAACTCTCAGACATGAGTTTATTGGGTGTCATGTGTACATGCTGGCAGATGCTTATAGTTTACTTAATGGAATATTGTGTGGAGATTAGGCACTTAGAAGTTAGAACGGGCCCTTTTTATGTCCTGCTCATTCTGCAATCATGTTATCATTTATTTCACCATGTTGGACAAATCCTTGTCATGATCAAATACACAGCCACTGTACTTCTAAGAGTTCATGGTTTGCCTTTTGTGTGCTGCAGGTACTACACTGACCCATCTGGTACTTATTGGCAATGCAACGCAAAGGCAATTGGATCAGGCTCTGAGGGAGCTGATAGCTCCTTGCAGGAGCAGTACAACAAGGTATGATACAAGATAAATGTTAAACTAATCAACTAGTAATTGTACAATTCCATAGAGGTATGCTAACTGTGAACCCTAGTTACATCAAAGCTCAGATAAGTGTTTATAAACTCAATCTGGTTAAGAAGTGCCCGAGAGCGTTACCTCGGTTGCAGTGCTGCTTACAATTCTTTTAATATGCTACGTCATTGCAAGATTTTGCTTCACTATTCCACAAGGATGTAAAATGGGATGATAATGCGCCCTTTATGTCCTGTAAAAAACATGTATATGCGTTGAGAGCAGATCCGGAAAAAAAATGGAGTTGGCTCTTACCCGTATGAAAGAAAATCGAGAGTTATGCCTTGCTGACTTAATGCAGGAATTGACCCTCGAGGAGGCAGAGACCATAGCCCTTTCTATCCTGAAGCAGGTTATGGAAGAGAAGGTAGGGCATGACAGACCACTCCATACTCAGCTCTGTCGAACCATTCATCAATATGTGATCTTATTTTCCCGTTCTAAACAGGTGACCCCAAACAACGTTGATATAGCCAAGGTTGCCCCCAAGTACCACCTCTACACCCCTGCCGAGGTCGAAGCCGTCATCGCGAGGCTGTGAAACACTTCTGAGCTCTTGTTATTCACGTCATCAGTCGGTAATAGATGGTCCTTGTACGAAGCGTGGACATCTTGGTTCTTGATTATGGCTGTCGTCGTACTCTGTTGTTAACTCCACAAGGACAGTCGATGGTAGTTTGATTCACAGCTCAGCCGGCTCAGTTGTCTGTTTTATGTAGCGTTGAGAACTTTGTACTGGCAGAAAGAAATCACACTTTTTTTTTACCGTTTCAGCTTCCGTTATGTTGGCAATTAGCTGATGCTTGTGATGTGATTGCAGCCTGGAATTTCCAGTGCTGCGTGAAATGGCAGCGGTGGTATCCTGTGCTTTTTCATGCGTTAGTTGTTTATTTTTGAATGAAAAATACACGTCCAGCGTGGTAACCTAAGTCGGCCGAGGCTACTGGCCAGAGAGGTGGGCCGCGACCACGAGCGCGGGAATAAAATTGCATGGACCCGGGGTGGTATGGCGTGTGCCGCCGCTGCGTGGCGGTGTGCCCAGGTTTGGCATACAACGCGGATTCCTCTTGGCGTACGGGGAAGGATGCTTACGTGGACGCTCTCTTTTCGTTGCCCAGGAAGGTCGCGCAGGGGTTTCCGCAGTGGGGAATCAGCATTGGTCCCATCAACCTTGACTATGGATTGCTAGGCCTTGTTCactttgtatttttttttaacccgataaatagtaccacttttgtcttatttggcaaatattgtccaatcgtggaccaactaggctcaaaagattcatctcttgatttccaactaaactgtgtaattagttattttttttacctacatttaatactccatgcaagcggctaaaaattgatgtgatggagagagagtaaaaaaacttagaatttggatggcatctaaacaaggccctagtggAGATGTTGAGTGAAAAAGCTAGCTAGGGTGCATTTGTCGGTGGATGGGGACTGAGGTGTTGGGTCCATCTTTGGCAAAAAAAATCCGTCCCAAAAGTTCATATCGTTTCTCCATATTTTATGTTTTGGCCTTGTATAAAATTCTTATCTTAAAAAGCCTGCCCAGAAATAATAATAACATAGATAACTCTTATAGAGATGGCGTTGGAACATAACTTGATGAACGAATTAGACTAGTTTTTTTTTGCGCCTCTTATCTAGCTACAACTGTAGTATTTGTTTATGAACAGACACACACCGACAccgcacacactcacacacacctcACTCACACCCCAAGTACACAAACAGACCCTACAACTACACCTAGATTCCAAGATCGCGTCCTTGAGGAAATCATTGAAACCATCCAAGGCTCCGTAGACGACCGGCGCGCTGCAATCCCTTTGTAGCTCCACGCGAGAGAGGCTGCACCTGTTAAATATGGGGAAAACCCCCGATGGGGATCATGAGTCGAGCAGAGCTCGAACCCATGACCGGCCGCTGCACCACATGCAGCGTTATCACTCGAGCTACGGCTCGATCCCAAATTAGACTAGTTAAGAATGCAATGACTCCACAATCCACATTGCTTCTACCACCAGCGGACCAGCCTCGATTCTATTTTGACCCGATGTATATATGCCGTGTGTGAGTCTGATGTTCTATATTCCTTGGTATATATCATCAACAATGAGAAAAGAACACACGTACGCTGTACGAAAGAGAGAACAAAGTATTTTCCAAACAACTTATATATGGTCGCCACGTTTGATCGTCCATCATATGTGCCCAGTTGAAAGTTTATCATGAGCAATATATGGTGAAATATTGTTTAGCAAACACTAGGTAAA
It encodes:
- the LOC136507681 gene encoding proteasome subunit alpha type-5-like isoform X1 gives rise to the protein MFLTRTEYDRGVNTFSPEGRLFQVEYAIEAIKLGSTAIGLKTKDGVVLAVEKRVTSPLLEPSSVEKIMEIDEHIGCAMSGLIADARTLVEHARVETQNHRFSYGEPMTVESSTQAICDLALRFGEGDEESMSRPFGVSLLIAGHDENGPSLYYTDPSGTYWQCNAKAIGSGSEGADSSLQEQYNKELTLEEAETIALSILKQVMEEKVTPNNVDIAKVAPKYHLYTPAEVEAVIARL
- the LOC136507681 gene encoding proteasome subunit alpha type-5-like isoform X2, with translation MFLTRTEYDRGVNTFSPEGRLFQVEYAIEAIKLGSTAIGLKTKDGVVLAVEKRVTSPLLEPSSVEKIMEIDEHIGCAMSGLIADARTLVEHARVETQSRPFGVSLLIAGHDENGPSLYYTDPSGTYWQCNAKAIGSGSEGADSSLQEQYNKELTLEEAETIALSILKQVMEEKVTPNNVDIAKVAPKYHLYTPAEVEAVIARL